TATTCTTTATTGATTGATATTTTGATCTCGCTTAGCTCTGTGTTGCCACTAATTTGCTCGAATCATTTTTCATCATCTACCTCGTATTCTTTTCATATTCATTAACTATTGTCTCCAATCTCTTTAAATCCTAAAAATCCTACAAGTTCTTTTGTTTATTAAATCACATATTAAATATTGTTGAAACTGTTTATTTATTCTAATAAATCCTTACGTTTATAACTAAGATGATATGGATAAAAGACTGATTATAATTTAGTTGAAATTAAAGTCTAAAATAGAAGTTATTAAACTTGCAATCCTTCTTTTTGTCATCCAAGATAGCTTTAGTCAAATCAATTATATTGATTTAGAAAACCCATAAGCTATTTCAATCCCAAACAACCAAAAAACAGACGCATTTGTTATCGACGCTGCGAAGGGTTTCCTTTACTATAAATATAATTGCTTGTCACAACTGTTAATAAACCCAAATGTATTTACAAAAGCTACCCCTATAAGATTTTCATACTCATTTCTCTTTCTCTAGTCATCTCATATGTTAGTAGCTATCATAATACAATCATCAAACAAATGACATATCTCTTGGTTCCATATAGAATATGCAAAATGACTGTTTTCTGCAGACTCCATGATCACTGAGTATTATAAATATCAAACTCTGTCTATGGTCTATTTATATGTTGAGGAAATGCCTCGAAATGTAGCTTCCAAATAATGATTTCNNNNNNNNNNNNNNNNNNNNNNNNNNNNNNNNNNNNNNNNNACTACATGTCGAGTCGAACGCAGCTACACATATGTTCCCTGCTTGTGCTTTTCATTCACAATCTGCAATTNNNNNNNNNNNNNNNNNNNNNNNNNNNNCAATTCTCCCAAGAACCAGAATCAATGTTAAATTAGGTAAAAGTTTTAGAGTCACAACATACTTTGTATAGCCAAGCCCAATAAACCAAGCATTCAACGTAACATCCCCACTTGCCTATTTGTGCATAAAATGACTTGATCATTATATAGTAGCACCGAGAAATTAGATAGAGAATGAGGTATGAATGCAAAGTAGACAAAACAGTTAAAATCTTACTGATTATGGAAAATATAATAAATCAATTCTCTTGAAATGGCGTATAACTGTCCAATAGCGTGACAGAAGTACTTGTTCATGTTCTCACCAAACTTCCAATTCTAAATGTATATATAAATCTATTAGAGTTATTGCCAGCGCTCTGTTGCGATATTTGTTAGCTAAAATAATCCATCCAACAAAATAGGAAAAAGAAACCAACGAAATTGTAAAGCTAACCATTAGCTGAGATGCTTTTGTTGTCCTGACACATTGCAAGCTTAGTGATTTCACTGTCAAAAGCAACAAACTAAGCAGTCATATACATCCGAAACATTTATTTACAAATGGTTCCTAACAAAAAAAAAACATATTATTATGTTACGGATGATAAGTTTGATGCATAAATACAGTTTAAATTTTTTTTCAACTAAACATTTGTGCCTACTAAATTACCTTACAACACCCACTGCATTGTTATTTTGGCATGTTAAAGCTGAGAATCAACATTGGAGCTTGCGTTAGCATTTGGAACATGAAATATAGCACCATCAATTTCCAGTGTTAATTCCATTGANNNNNNNNNNNNNNNNNNNNNNNNNNNNNNNNNNNNNNNNNNNNNNNNNNNNNNNNNNNNNNNNNNNNNNNNNNNNNNNNNNNNNNNNNNNNNNNNNNNNNNNNNNNNNNNNNNNNNNNNNNNNNNNNNNNNNNNNNNNNNNNNNNNNNNNNNNNNNNNNNNNNNNNNNNNNNNNNNNNNNNNNNNNNNNNNNNNNNNNNNNNNNNNNNNNNNNNNNNNNNNNNNNNNNNNNNNNNNNNNNNNNNNNNNNNNNNNNNNNNNNNNNNNNNNNNNNNNNNNNNNNNNNNNNNNNNNNNNNNNNNNNNNNNNNNNNNNNNNNNNNNNNNNNNNNNNNNNNNNNNNNNNNNNNNNNNNNNNNNNNNNNNNNNNNNNNNNNNNNNNNNNNNNNNNNNNNNNNNNNNNNNNNNNNNNNNNNNNNNNNNNNNNNNNNNNNNNNNNNNNNNNNNNNNNNNNNNNNNNNNNNNNNNNNNNNNNNNNNNNNNNNNNNNNNNNNNNNNNNNNNNNNNNNNNNNNNNNNNNNNNNNNNNNNNNNNNNNNTCAAAGCCATCATTATTTGCAGGAAAAAAGATTAAACAAAGCAACTGATGAAAAGAAACAAATATGTTTCACATCACATAAACTCTTCTTGAACAATCAGGCAACAGATAGTATGTCTCCCGTGTGACTCAGCTGAGTCCTCGATGGCATCCTGAACAACAAATGTCTTCTTCTTCTTCTTCTTGGTTAGATCAAAGGGTGCAAGCTAAGGATGATCAAATAAAATTAAAACCACACAATCATGATTTATCAGGCAAAATAAAAGAACCGATGACGAATTTATTAAAGATGAGGAGATGTAGAGACTAAATAAGAAAAACTGATTCATGAAACTCAAAGAGTCAATCTGTGTTTCTTAGATGAGTCATGAACCGATGATTAAAAATTGAAAGCGCTAAACTTCCATTGAAGATAACGCTTACAGACCAAAGAGGTTTATTGGGCTTTTTTTTAATGAATTCCATTTCAAAACGTAAGTTATAAAGTATTTATTAAATCATTAGATAAAATAAATAAGTATGAGTCCCACAGAGAAAACCGAAGAATCAAAGGTTTCTGACCTTCATAAATATATATTTGTTTCAGCCATCAATGTACAAAGAATCCTTTAGCTCAGGGGTATAAATGTTGTTGTTTAGATCTCAATAACCCGGATTTGAATCACAGATTTGATACATTTTTCACACTTTTTAAAAGTGGGACCCACATACCGCTGACGTGTCGCATCAGAATTGATGCAACTGCCCTATTATTATAACGTAGATTGTTACATCAATATCATGTCAACTAAATTATTAGTAGAATTATAAACTCGATTATTATTGTGTGGTTAAAATATCGCCGATAGTTGCGATTTGGATCCTAATTAGGCGTGATTGGTGACTAGGTTTGTCATAAACGACAAAACGTAAACCTACTTTAATTTGTCATATTCAATATATCTGTACACAGAACACTGATGTAAATTTAATTAGCTTTTCCATCTGTTGATATATATCTTCTTCTTCTTCTTCTTTGAATATATATGCGTTAATTTTTTCTTCTCAATTTGCGTTATACTCTTGTAATGTAGCTACACATTCATTCGTCTAACTGGAATCATGTGTATCAACGCGAAGATTCTATAGAGAACCATGGATTCGCCATTTCCAAGTTAAAGCAAACTTGACCACTATAATTGTATAAGAGTTAAATTATCTTAGTTTCAAAAAAGAGAGAGAGTTTAATTATCTTAATAGTACACTACTCAAGCTGTAAGTAACATACACTGTTATAATTCTTATAGAAGTTCGACAATTGATTAAGAAAAGTAATGTTCGATTATAATTCTTTTTTGATTAGAAATTTTAAATAATCCCAATATATATAAAATTTTAAAATAATAATTGAAAGTGATTAGAAGAGAAGGACATACAAACATAAACTGCGACACAAAGCTAATTAATAACGTAACCAAGATGCAAATGAAGACTAAATTGCGGCGCCACCATAATGAGACGAAGAGGTCGGTCGAACGATAAGAATATCTAAGATAGTGGTTAAGGAAATTATACATAATTTGTATGATTAATTACAAAATGATGTTTGGCATTTGTCACGGCAAACTTTTATTTACTCCATTATTGCAAAGTATGAAGCATTCACTGAAAACAAATACTCAAAGTGTTTCTAAAGCCACAAATGACATGTAGAACACTTGCACAAATCAACTATTTTGGAGAACACGTAATACCTATACTAGAAAGAAAAATAAAAACGACTCTGTAGTACACTAAGATAAATCGGTAAATGGGGAAATTTTCCGTTTTAGTCTTTTAGACCTCCCAACCATTGCCATAATATAAAACAAAATGAAATAAATAAAAATATGTCCCATATAATCATATTAATTGTATGACCGTTGACAAAAAATATAGAAAAGGGTTAAATTGAAGAAGATAGAAATACAGGGGTGGGACAGAAAAATTTACAAACATATGGTGCTCTCGCGTGAATTTTCAAAAAGAAGAAACTGTATTGCAGGGCAGCTGGAATTGTCCTTAAGTACGATGCATGTAACGGGCATTTGCCACGTATACACTCTGGACTCAATCCTTCCCTCTCTCCGTCGAATATATTCCTCTCGACCAACAAGTTACCCACCGGTGAAAAAGTAAAAATCTTACAAACGTCTCGTATAATCATTGAAGAAAAGCTTGTGACACGACTCAATATTCTATATAGCCTATAGCGTATAAATAGATATCAAAGTGAATATAAAGTATTCAAAAAAACAATTCTCTGTTTCACCAAAATAAGAAAAAGTAAAAAGAAAAATTGAGTTGTAGGTTTTCATTTGATGGTATACAGTAAGTTTATGTGTGTTTTGGACGTTTGTAGGTACGCACTTATTGCATTTTTAAAGTCTTAATTATATTTCATCACTGCCATGTTCTTTACCGATATAATTACATCATCGTCACATGCACTTGCTTATATTTTCAGTTTAATAATATATAAATTGTTAAGATTCCAGAGAAATTTTGTGAGAATATGTTGCATATTTTTTATTATTTACACCACTATATATAGTGGTTCATACTAGGTGGAGTAAAAGAAAGAATTGATTACAAAGATACTCTACATAATGACATGGTCAAACTCATAAAGACTAAGGTTGAATGGGTCTTCCATGTGGCTGGATGTAAACCTCCAATGGACTCTAGTCTTGAACTTGTATGGTCTAGGTTATGGACCATCCACTTCATGATTCATAAGACTCCTCCTTGGATGCCATAACCATATAGGGCTTGTAACATGCTAATGTTGCCTCATTAAAACCTCTCCCGGAAAATCCAAAACCCAATGTGGTAAAAGGGAAACCACATTACTCCCCCTGATTTAGACATCACTGAAGGTCCTTGAGTCTTCGCATGCCAATCTGCTGTGTGAGCTTCCTGAATGTGCTGGTGGGCAATGACTTGGTGAAGAGGTCGGCTGAGTTCTCACTAGACCGGATCTGAAAGACGTTGACCTCTCCAGCTTTCTGCAACTCATGAGTAAAAAAGAACTTGGGTAGAATATGTTTGGTTCGGTCACCTTGGATATACCCGTCTTTGAGTTTAGCAATGCAAGCAGCATTATCTTCATATATGATGGTTGGACCATTGTCCTTGACCATTCCACTATCTGATCGGATGTGTTGGGTCATAGACCTTAACCATACACACTCACAACTTGCCTCATGCATGGCAAGAATTTCTGAGTGATTAGATGAAGTGGCTGCTATAGTTTGTTTCATGGAACGCCATGATATAGCAGTACCACCATGAGTGAACACATAACCAGTTTGGGACCGACCATGGTGTGGATCAGATAAGTAGCCTGCATCTGCAAAGCCTACCAAACCATCTTTGGTTTCATTGGTATAAAATAGACCCAAATCCTTAGTTCCTTGAAGGTAACATAGGATATGTTTAATTCCGTTCCAGTGACTTTGGGTCAGACAAGAACTAAATCTTGATAGGAGGTTTACGGCAAAACATATATCTGGTCTAGTGTGGCTAGCCAAATACATTAATGCTCCTATGGCACTAAGGTATGGCACTTCTGGACCCAGGACATCCTCATCGTCCTTCTTAGGACCGAATGGCTCCGTGTCCAAATCAAGGGACCTCACGACCATTGGGCTGGTCAATGGGTGAGCCTGGTCCATATAAAATCTCTTGAGTACTTTTTCAGTATATGCCATTTGATGCACAAGGATTCCTTCTTTCATGTATTCAAGTTGCAACCCCAAACAAACTTTGGTTTTACCTAGGTCTTTCATTTCAAACTCTTTCTTGAGATATTCAACNNNNNNNNNNNNNNNNNNNNNNNNNNNNNNNNNNNNNNNNNNNNNNNNNNNNNNNNNNNNNNNNNNNNNNNNNNNNNNNNNNNNNNNNNNNNNNNNNNNNNNNNNNNNNNNNNNNNNNNNNNNNNNNNNNNNNNNNNNNNNNNNNNNNNNNNNNNNNNNNNNNNNNNNNNNNNNNNNNNNNNNNNNNNNNNNNNNNNNNNNNNNNNNNNNNNNNNNNNNNNNNNNNNNNNNNNNNNNNNNNNNNNNNNNNNNNNNNNNNNNNNNNNNNNNNNNNNNNNNNNNNNNNNNNNNNNNNNNNNNNNNNNNNNNNNNNNNNNNNNNNNNNNNNNNNNNNNNNNNNNNNNNNNNNNNNNNNNNNNNNNNNNNNNNNNNNNNNNNNNNNNNNNNNNNNNNNNNNNNNNNNNNNNNNNNNNGAATAGACGTGGGTTCATGATCCTCATTTAAGTCCATCATATCAAGGGCTACTTTATAAGCAAATATATTATCGATGTCGACATCTTTTCGGTTCCATCTTGTCCCAGACATAAGATAATTAATTGAGATCTCATTATTAGCACCTTCAGTACCATGAAGCTCGGCGTCCCGAGTCTCATTGGTTGGTACCTTAGGCATGACCATTTCGGCCTTGTCTGGACAATCTATGACCTCGGTTTTTTTTGCACCTTTCTTTAATTTCTGAGGTCTTTTATCTTTGGAACCAATTGGTCTACCACGTTTGAGACGTGCTTTAGACTTTGTAGCCACTTGATTGTGTCCATCATGGACATCAATACTTATTGGTTCATTACAAGCTGGTATATATGACTTAGTCACTCTTTTCGGGTCAGCAAAGAAATCAGGCAATTGATTAGCTAGCTTTTGCAAATGAATTATTTTCTAGACCTCTAAATCACATGATTGAGCCCGAGGATCTTCCCATGATAGGGATGTTTGATTCCATTTTATTGCTTTGCCCAGCTTGTTATTCTCTCCCCCTAATGTTGGGTACTCAGATTCATCAAAATGACAATCTGCATATCTGGCCTTAAACAAATCTCCTGTTGTTGGCTCAAGATATTTAATAATGGTGGGAGAGTCAAATCCAACATATATTCTCATCCTCCTTTGAGGTCCCATTTTTGTTCTCTGTGGTGGTGCAATAGGAACATACACAGAGCATCCAAATGTTTTGATATGAGACACGTCTAACTCATGACCCGAGAGTAATTGGGATGGAGAATATTTGTGTTCACTAGATGGCCTTATGCGTATCAATTCAGCAGCATGTAATACCGCATGTCCCCAAGCTGATACTGGAAGCTTCGACCTCATGAGTAATGGTCGAGCTATGACTTGGATTCTTTTAATGAAGGATTCGGCCAATCCATTCTGTGTATGTACATGTGCCACGGAGTGTTCCACACTTACCCCCATGGACATACAGTAATCATCAAAAGCTTGAGAATTGAATTCATTAGCATTGTCAAGACGAATAGTTTTAAGTGGAAAATCTGGAAAGTAGGCTCTCNNNNNNNNNNNNNNNNNNNNNNNNNNNNNNNNNNNNNNNNNNNNNNNNNNNNNNNNNNNNNNNNNNNNNNNNNNNNNNNNNNNNNNNNNNNNNNNNNNNNNNNNNNNNNNNNNNNNNNNNNNNNNNNNNNNNNNNNNNNNNNNNNNNNNNNNNNNNNNNNNNNNNNNNNNNNNNNNNNNNNNNNNNNNNNNNNNNNNNNNNNNNNNNNNNNNNNNNNNNNNNNNNNNNNNNNNNNNNNNNNNNNNNNNNNNNNNNNNNNNNNNNNNNNNNNNNNNNNNNNNNNNNNNNNNNNNNNNNNNNNNNNNNNNNNNNNNNNNNNNNNNNNNNNNNNNNNNNNNNNNNNNNNNNNNNNNNNNNNNNNNNNNNNNNNNNNNNNNNNNNNNNNNNNNNNNNNNNNNNNNNNNNNNNNNNNNNNNNNNNNNNNNNNNNNNNNNNNNNNNNNNNNNNNNNNNNNNNNNNNNNNNNNNNNNNNNNNNNNNNNNNNNNNNNNNNNNNNNNNNNNNNNNNNNNNNNNNNNNNNNNNNNNNNNNNNNNNNNNNNNNNNNNNNNNNNNNNNNNNNNNNNNNNNNNNNNNNNNNNNNNNNNNNNNNNNNNNNNNNNNNNNNNNNNNNNNNNNNNNNNNNNNNNNNNNNNNNNNNNNNNNNNNNNNNNNNNNNNNNNNNNNNNNNNNNNNNNNNNNNNNNNNNCTCAGCCAGCAACAAACAGGAGATCAAATTTTCATAGGTGGAGAAACCCTTTTCTCGGTATTGTTGCTGAAGCAAAACATTGCTTGTGTGGAATGTAGAGAATGTCTTCTCTAACATGTCAGCATCAGTGATAGTCTCTCCACACAGTTTCAACTTTGAGACTATCTTGAATAGAGCCGAGTTATACTCTTCCACAGACATAAAGTCTTGGATCCTTAGGTTCCTCCAATCATATAGGGCATTTGGTAAGAGCACCGTCCTCTGGTGATCACATCTGGATTTCAGTTCTGTCCAAAAGCTCCAGAGGATTCTCAACAGTGAGGTATTGGTCTTTGAAACTTTCAGCAAGGTGATGGCGTATGATTAAGATCGCACTGTATCTATCCTTCTCAGATGACTCATTGCCATCAGTGATACAAGCACCAAGGTTTTTGGATTTCAAGATGATCTTGGTGTCAAGTGCCCATTGAAGGTAATTGTCTCCGGAGAGATTGATGGCAGCATACTCAAGATTGTTGATTTTCGACATCTGAATCAAATAATCCATAAAGGGATAGGAATTCATAATAAGATGATCAATGGGGATTTTGAATGTTTGAAATGTTTTTATATTTTTCAATCATCACTAATAAAATTCAATCATAAAAATCGATTTCAAGGTTGGTTTTAATAATAACTATGTGATCAAATGATAACTTTATAATCAAATGTTTTCAAAACAAGTATTTAAAATTTATTATATGATATACTAATTTTAAAAACTTGATTATAGTTTATAATATTTGAAATAAATATTTACTTTAGTCAAAGATTTTCATTTAAACAATCATAAAAGTTTTTCAAAAAAAATTCAGTTTTCAAAATCAGACATCAACGGTCAAGGATTTTCATTTAAAAAATCATAAAAGTTTTTCAAAAAAAAATTTCAGTTTTCAAAATCAGATATCAATGGTCAAATATTTTCATTTATGGGTTTTAATATTTCATTTATTCTGATTTTGACTGATCACAAAGGATCAAAAACGATTTTGGCTTTAGGGTGATCATGATTGTTTTATTTATTTATTATTATTATTATTAATTTTTTTTTTGAATTTTGGATATTGGATTTTGCTGTTTGTGAAACCAAGCAAGAGAAAAAGTTTGATGTGTGTAATGGCCGATTTTATTTGGCAAACATCACATTAGTTTGGATTGATGATTTTGATGGGGTTTTTGATTAGGCCAGATTATACATTCATGATTTCACATCTGGTAATTAGGCCAATCAAAAGATTGAATCATGGGGTTTTTTTTTTTTTTTTAATCTTTCATCAAATCCTGAAACATGGATGACAAAAAGAGAGATGAGCAGCCGATTTTATGAATGGCTTTTAGCTAAGGGGATTTGCAATCTTTCAATAATTTTGTTTATGATTCAAAAGGTTCTTAGAATCATGATTCACATATATCATGGATTCAAGGTTAATATTTGAGATGATTTTAGATCTACAGATTTTCTCTTTTATAATATCTATACATTTCTATTGTTTTATAAGTTTTAGGATTCATATAAAATTCAGATTCATATAGATCTTTATAATCAAAATTCAGATATGTGGTGTTCTTAGATTTTAGGGTTAGATTATTTTACCTTTTCACCACAAGGATTCTGAATGGACCACCTTAAGAGAGAGAGGAAGATGATCTGCGGATAGTGGAGAGAGGTGGAGAAGTGGCCGGCGTGGGGCTGGCCGGAAGAGAGGAGGTCGCCGTCAGAGAGCTTGATCAGGTGGAGAGAGCTTCGTGCTGATAACGTGTTAAAATTTGAGGTAAGGTTTGTGAGAATGTGTTGTATATTTCTTATTGTTTACACCACTATATATAGTGGTTCATACAAGGTGGAGTCAAAGGAAGAATTTACACCACTATATATAGTGGCTCATACAAGGTGGAGTCAAATGCAGAATTGATTACAAAGATACTCTACATAATGACATGATCAAACTCATAAAGACTAAGGTTGAATGGGTCTTCCATATGGCTGGATGTAAACATCCAATGGACTATAGTCTTGAACTTGTATGGTCTAGGTGATGGACCATCACTTTAATGGACTTTAGTCTTGAACTTGTATGGTCTAGGTGATGGATATCACTTCATGATTCATAACATAAATAAAATAAATACCACAAAACTTAATCTCCTCTTTAACTACGTTAATCAGAAATGAGTTAACACACTATAAAGACAGAACATAAGTAAAGCCATGGATTTGTCTTCAAAACACAGACAAACGTTAGTAAACTCTACTGTCGCCGGAGAACTAACCGTGGCCCAAGAAATGGGTATCTGTTACAAAGAGTGTTTGAAAAACCACGCGGCCAACCTCGGTGGTCACGCGCTCGACGGCTGCGGCGAGTTTATGCCGACCCCCACCGCAACCCCCGCCGATCCTTCCTCTCTCCGATGCGCCGCTTGTGGCTGCCACCGTAATTTCCACCGCCGTGACCCTTGCGACCATCTCAATTTCCTCCCCGTGCATCCCACTTCCTCTCCCTCCGGCACGGAATCGCCGCCGACTCAGTCGCTTCACCATGTGGCCTCCCCTGTTCCTTGCTCTTACTATGCTTCAGCTCCACATCACGTGCATCTCTCCCTCAGCTCCGGTTTCCCTGGACGGTCAGATCAAGATCCGACGGCTGTAAGATCGGAGAACAGCTCAAAAGGAGCAATGAGGAAGCGGACGAGGACCAAATTCACGCCGGAGCAGAAGATGAAGATGAGAGCTTTCGCCGAGAAAGCAGGTTGGAAGATCAACGGCTGCGATGAAAAGTCGGTGAGAGGTTTCTGTGGCGAGATTGGGATTGGGAGAGGAGTTCTTAAAGTATGGATGCATAATAATAAGTATTCACTTCTCAACGGGAAGAACAGCGAGATCTTGTCTATGGATCATCCTCGTCTTTGTCTGAACACTCACAGTTGTAACAATGGTGGAGAAGATGGAGACACCGTTGATGGGTCTTCCTCTTCTTGATAAGCTTTGGTGAAGCTAATTAGGATACTTAAATCTGGGGTTAAAATTATAATTATGAGCGTTAACCGTTCGATCTTATAAATAGTAAGTTCTAACATGTAATGAATCAGCGATATATATGCAGTTTAAAAATATCAATGATCTAATTATAGTAGGTACATGCATGATCCCCAATTACGATCGAGGAAATCAAAAGATTCGTTGGTTTATTTTGTATACTATCTTCATTATTATTCAATGTTATCTTTAGTATTAGTGGAAATAATCTCCTGAGCTTTTAGGGTTAAGTAAGTAGATAGTTTGCTTAATTATGATACAACGTGGTTATTAAGATGGCAACAAACTATGTCGTGGCTGAATATAATTAGGTCATCTTGGCGGCACTTTTGTTGATTTATTAGTGTATTATAAATTTTACAAAGTTATAAAAATGCGGGCTTATCTTCATTTTCTTCTCACCTTTCCATTTAAGGATAAGCTTGGGATAACAGCAATCTCAGATTAAAATAATACTTCGTCCGTTTCAAAAAGATCCATATTTAAAAAAAAAAAAATTATTTCAAAAAGATATATGTTTTACATTTTTAATGCATAAATTAATTTCAAATGTGGAAGCACCATATCCTATTGGTTAAGGTTTAAAGGTTTCTACATCCACGTCTGGAATTCGACTATGCAATTTATTGCAAATTACAGGAAATCCAGGTTTCAAGTCCCGGAGAAAGCGATTTATTAAACAATTATGCAGACTACGGAAGAAAACTTTACGAGGGATCTTCAACATGGTGCAAGTAAATCTGGCTAGGCGTGGATCTTCATAGGACGGCTCAGGTAATGCAGTTAGGCGTAGGTCTTCATAAGGCAGGTAGTATTGTCGGTTGTCGAATCGTCTATGTAATCTTTCTCATATCATAATTGTAAGATCATAATAAATCAGCGTTAAAAAAAAAATTAATTCCAAATTGTATTCAAAAACATAATAGTGTTTATAAAGATTTTATTGGTTAAAAGTTAGTGAGAAATAGTTGATAACGGAAAATAATGCATTGATAACTAAAATTTGATATGTTTTCTTAATAAGCGTGAAAAACCTAAAACATACATCTTTCTGAAACGGATGTAGTATATTATAACTAGGTGAAGATCCGCGCTTTGCGCGGAATTAAAACATGAAATGAATATTATATATACAAATTATTTTTACATGTTATTATTTATTTTGTGTCCATTACATATTACTCCCTCCGTATCATTTTAAACGGTTTTTAAGGTTTTAGTACTTGGATTAAGAAAATAGAAACTTCTATACAATTTATCTTGGTTGCATACAAATATCATTAAATGAAATTAATTCAACCAATAAGAAAAAAATCAGTATTTTGCAATTGGTCACAAAGTTTAAATGATATTAATGAGAACATCAATTATTTTGAAACAATTTTTTTTTCTAAACACCACTTAAAGTGATACGGAGGGAGTATGAAATAATAAATATATTGAATAATTGAGAGGCTAGTGACTATTATGTATATAATTAAGTTGAAATAATTAAATAAATCAAACAATTCCTCTTGTCTGCAATAATTTTTATTGGTAAATAAATAAAAAAATTCATTTTACTTATTTTTTAACTAAATTTAAATGATATTGACATAGATATAGAGTATATTTTAATATGGATATTTATTAATTGAAGCTATCTACTCATATAATTTTATTAACATTTGTATATTTGTTGTACCAAAAAAATTAAACCATTAATAACAAATTTTTTATTGTTAGATTTTTGATAATTATAGTAATTTATAATCGTTTTAAAAATTTCATGCAAAATTTAAAATTAAAATATTAAGGTTTCAATATTTCTGAAATCAAAATTTTGAAATTAACATATTATGTATTTTATATGGTATATAGTTAAATTTTAAATTTTAAATATTTATATATATATATATATCTATTAAATGAAATTTCTTATTCATATGATTTTTAATCATTTATAT
This genomic interval from Brassica oleracea var. oleracea cultivar TO1000 chromosome C2, BOL, whole genome shotgun sequence contains the following:
- the LOC106325114 gene encoding zinc-finger homeodomain protein 11 produces the protein MDLSSKHRQTLVNSTVAGELTVAQEMGICYKECLKNHAANLGGHALDGCGEFMPTPTATPADPSSLRCAACGCHRNFHRRDPCDHLNFLPVHPTSSPSGTESPPTQSLHHVASPVPCSYYASAPHHVHLSLSSGFPGRSDQDPTAVRSENSSKGAMRKRTRTKFTPEQKMKMRAFAEKAGWKINGCDEKSVRGFCGEIGIGRGVLKVWMHNNKYSLLNGKNSEILSMDHPRLCLNTHSCNNGGEDGDTVDGSSSS